A window of Methylobacterium bullatum genomic DNA:
TGCCTTCCAGCCGGCTGCGATAGACCTGCAGGTTCTCCATCACGCGCTGGACGTAGTTGCGGGTCTCGGTGAAGGGGATGCGCTCGACCCAGTCGATGGGATCGACCCCGGTCCGGCGCGGATCGCCGTAGGCGTCGATCCACTTCTTCACGTTGCCGCCGCCGGCATTGTAGGAGGCGAAGGCGAGGATGTAGGAGCCGCGCCAATCTTCCATCAGCTCGCCGAGATGGGCCTGGCCGAGGCGGGCATTGTAGGCGGGATCGCTGGTGAGGCGGTCCTGGTCGTAGGAGGCGCTGACCCGCCGTGCCGTGCGCTGGGCGGTGGCCGGCATCATCTGCATCAGCCCGCGGGCGCCGACGCTGGATTGGGCGCGCGGATCGAACTGGCTTTCCTGGCGGGCGATGGCGAAGACCATGGCCTTTTCCACCAGGGGAACGGCGGCGGAGGCCTCGTAATCGGGAATGCCGATGGTCGGGTAGGCATGGGCGTCGAGGGGCAGTCCGCGCTGGACCGCGAGCTTGCCGATGGCCACAAGGGCGCGGGAATTTCTCACATCGACGGCGAGGTTGCCGAGCGCGCTGATTTCGGCCGGGTTGGTGAGGCGGTTCGCCGTGTCGATGTAGAGCGGCAGCGCCAGATCCTTGAGCGAAGCCGCCTCGAGCATGCGCAGGGCCCGCGTGGTCAGGCGGTTCTCGAACGCCGTCGCGGCGGCGGGCTCGAGTTCCGAGACGACGCGGAGCGGCAGGCTCGCCTGGCCGAGCTTCGCCCGGGCGAGTTGCCCGTAATAGGCGATCGGCTGAAGCGCCGCGCGCTCGTAGAACGTCTTGGCGAGGCCCGCATCACCCGCCGCCTCGGCGGCGCGGCCCTGCCAATAGGCGACACGGGCGAGCGAGATCGGTGTCTCGGCGATGGTCGCGGCCTTGGCGAAATGGCTGGAGGCCTTGGCCGGATCGTCGAGGAAGCGCAGGGCGATCCAGCCTGCATGGAACTCGGCCTCGATCCGCTTCTCCACCGTGCGGCCGCTATGGCCGGCGGCGACCTCGTAGGCGAGGCCCGGATTGCCGAGATCGATGAGCTTGCGGGCGACGATCCGGCGCTCGACCCACCATTCGTCGCCATCCACCAGGACGTCGCCGTTAGTGGGTGCGGTGGCGAGGATCGCGGCGGCCTCCACCGGCTTGTCAGCCCGGCGGAGATATTGCGCCCGCGACAAGATGTAGGACGGGTCGCTGCGGAGCGACGGCGGCACGGCGTTGAGCGCGGAAGCCGCCGAGGAACTCTTGTCCTCCACGGCGCGGCGAGCCCGCACCAGACTGGCGTAGCCGCCGCCGGCATAGGCAGCGGCCCGGCCGGCCGACTCGTAATCCTCCTTCAGGAGGGCGCGCTCCATGCGGAAGCGGTGATCGACGCGGGTGAGGACACCCGGAAAGGCGTCCATCACCTTGGTCTCGAGGGCGCGCCCGAAGGTCTCGGAGCGCCACAGTTCGCGGACCAGGGAGGCGGCGTCCTCGTCGAGGGCGTCCGCCCGGAAGGCGAGGGCGAGGGCGAACTTGCCGGGAGCACTCGCGGGGCGCCCCCCGGCGAAGAAGGCGCGCACGGTCGCCGGGTTCTTGCGCTCGGTGAGAAGCGCCTCCTCGGCGCGGCGGCGCAGGAGCGGACCCGCCGGCCAGTCCGGGTTCGCCCGGGTGAAGGAGACGGTGCGCTCGAAGCCGATGCCGGAGCCGGCGCGGATCGCCACCCATTCGAGCAGCGCAAGGGCCGCGGGATCGGTGAAGCCGTCGCGCAGGCGGTCGCCCTCGGACACCTTGCCGCGCCGATAGGCGTCGATGGCCTGGCGCAAAGCGGGGAGATCGACATCGGGCGCCACCTGGGCCGCGCGGGCGGGGTCGGGCACCTCCGGCACGGGGGCGGCCGGAGTCATCGCCGCATCGGGAAGCGGGAAGGCGATCGGCGCTTCCGGATCGGCGGAGGCATAGGCCTTGGCGGCGGCGGGCAGGGCCTTGCTCGGCACGGTCTCGGCGCTGCGATCGTCGAGCTTCAAGGCATCGGCCGCGACCGCGTCGGTGGCGGCGGCCTTACTGTCCGGCACCAGGACGGAGGGGGCGACGGCGTCGCTCGACGGCCGAGTGACGATATCGTCCCCCTGGCCGGCCGCCACGGGGAAAACCGAGGCCGGGCCGATCCACATCGTCGTCCCCGCCAAGGCGACGGCGAGGGACACGGGGAGGGCGGCACGATATGAGCGCGTCCAGAACGCCATGGTTCTTCCAGTCCCGTCGGATGCGGACATGCTTAAGCTGTCCCAGAGGGCATTAAGAAGTCATTAACTGCGCCGACGGACCGTTTGCGCGCGTGCAAGCGAGGCCCTATGTCTGCCCATCCGCGAGAGCGGTGACGCGGCCGGCACACCGGCCCACTGAAAGATCGACGGCCGGGAACGCCAGGATGACCGACACCACGACCCAACGCCTCAAGGGCGCCATGACCGCCCTCGCCACGCCGTTTCGCGGCGGCGCCTTCGACGAGGACGCCTTCCGCAAATTCGTGGTCTGGCAGATCGAGCAGGGCATCCATGGCCTCGTGCCCGTGGGCACCACCGGCGAGACGCCGACCCTGAGCCATGACGAGCACGACCGTGTCGTGGCCGCCTGCATCGCCGAGACAGCCGGCCGCGTACCGGTGATCGCGGGGGCGGGCTCCAATTCCACGGCCGAGGCCGTGGAGCGCGCCGTCAATGCGGAGAAGGCCGGCGCGGACGCCGTGCTCGTGGTGACGCCCTACTACAACAAGCCGACGCAGGCGGGGCTCTACGCGCATTTCAAGGCCGTCAACGACGCCATCGGCATCCCGATCATCATCTACAATATTCCCCCGCGTTCGGTGATCGACATGAGCGTGGAGACCATGGCGCGGCTGTATGAGCTCAAGAATATCGCCGGGGTGAAGGATGCTACGGCCAAGCTCGACCGTGTCAGCCTGCAGCGCCAAGCCATGGGTGAAGACTTCATCCAGCTTTCAGGCGAAGATGCGACGGCGATTGGATTCAATGCCCAGGGCGGCGTCGGCTGCATCTCGGTGGTCTCGAACGTCGCACCGCGCCTCTGCGCCAAGTTGCAGGAAGCGACGCTGTCGGGCGATTACGCCACGGCTCTGCGGTTTCAGGACCAGTTGCTGCCGCTGCATGTGGGATTGTTCGCGGAATCGAACCCGTCGCCGGTGAAATATGCCCTGTCGCGGCTCGGCCACATGAGCGACGAGGTGCGCCTGCCGCTCCTCACGGTCAGCGATGCCACCAAGGGCATCGTCGATTCCGCCTTGCGCCATGCCGGACTGATCGACGGCTGATCACCCCTCGCAGGCGAAACGCCGGCGACCCATATAAATGTCGATCGGCCGCATCGCGCGGCCGATGACGGCACCAGCTTCCTTCCAGACAGGGGGCATCGGCACGGACAGGCCGATGCTCCAGAACCGACGATGTGATGGCTCCCAAACCGCAAGACACCCGCCGCGTCGTCGCCGACAACCGCGCCGCCCGCTTCCACTACGAGATCTCGGACGTCCTTGAGGCGGGCATCGCTCTGACCGGAACTGAGGTCAAATCCCTGCGCAAGGGCAAGGCGGCCATCGGCGAGGCCTATGCCGGCCCGTCGGGCGACGAGCTGTTCCTGTTCAACGCCTACATCCCGGAATATCTCGAAGCCAACCGCTTCAACCACGAGACCAAGCGCCCGCGCCGCCTGCTGCTCCACCGCAAGCAGATCAACAAGCTCATCGGCGCGACGAAGCGCGAGGGCTACACGGTGGTGCCGCTGAAGATCTACTTCAACGAGCAGGGCCGCGCGAAGATCGAACTCGGTCTGGGCCGGGGAAAGAAGCTCCACGACAAGCGTGAGAGCGCCAAGGAGCGCGACTGGGAGCGCGACCGCGCCCGGATCATGCGCGACAAGGGCTGACCCGCGAACGCTCCATTGACGGGCGATGCCAGGCCGGCCAAGACGCCGCTCATGACGACGAGCCCGATCCTCTCCGGATTGTATTACGCGCCGCTCCCTTAGCGGCGAGGTGCTCTGTCACGTCTCAACCGCCCCGGTCGTCGGCGGTTGACCCTCTTTCCAAGACCGCTGGCCCCTCGGCTTCATCGAGGTCAGTTCCGTGTCTTCTACCATCTCCGCTTCATCGAGTATCTCCGTCGGGATCATCGGCTTCGGCGCGTTCGGCCGGCTGATCGCCGAGCATCTCGGGCAGCATTTCCCCCTGCACGCCTACGATTCCGCCTTGCCGCAAGGCGATGTTCAGACGTCTCGCGGGATGCGCGGATCCCCTCTCCTGGAAGAAGAGGGACAGGGAGATGTAAGCGACTCCTCCGGAGATGGACCCCACCTCACCCCAACCCTCGCCTTCCAGGAGAGGGAGACCGTTGCGCCTCGAGTCGAACCCACTTGGGAAGCGAGAGCTGCCGGCGAGCAGATGTGCGAATCCAGTACCCTGAAAGGGGCGAGGAAAGCCGGAGTGCGGATCGGTACGCTCGCCGAGGCGGCCGCCTGTCCCATCGTCGTCCTGGCCACTCCGGTCTCCAAACTCGCCGAGGTGGTCTCCGGCATCGGCTCTCACCTCCGGCCGGGCGCCCTCGTCCTCGATGTCGGTTCGGTGAAGATGGTCGCCGCGCGGATCATGGCGGAAGGGTTGCCCGATCACGTCGAGATCGTGGCGACGCATCCGCTCTTCGACCCGCAAAGCGCACGTTCGGGCGTAAAGGGGCTGAAGATCGCCGTATGTCCGATCAGGGGGAGGGGAGGTCGGCGCGCCGCGGCTTTCCTGCGCAAGCATCTCGGTCTCGACGTCATCCTCACGGACCCGGAGGCCCATGACAGGGCCGCCGCCTCGGTCCAGGGGCTGACCCATCTCATCGCCAAGGTCTTCGTCGAGATGGAGCCGCTACCGACCCGAATGACGACGAAGAGCTTCGACCTGCTGATGCAGGCGGTCGGCATGGTCAGGCACGATGCGCCGGAAGTCTTCGATGCGATCGAGCGCGCGAACCCCTACGCGGAGGATGTCCGCCGCCGGTTCTTCGCTCACGCCTCGCGGTTGGAAGCGGAGCTGTCGGCACAGGGCGCGGACGCCACGGGCTGAGAGCGATGCTCCGGATCGGTGCCGAGCACGCGGCCTGCCGCGCTTCCTCGGTGACAGTGTCGTTACTGTTCGGTCGCGTCGTCGCCCTGGCGGATACCGTAGCGGGTTTCCAGACCGGGATTGGGACGCGCCGCCGGCCGTTCGGCCACCTCTCGCGGCAGGTCTCGCGGCAGGTCTCGCGGACCGCGCGCCGGACTGTCGCCCTGGCTCCGGACGCCACGCTCGCCGGGGTCGCGACCGACCCGGGGAATCAGATGGACGAGGTCAACGAACTCGTCGGCCTGTCGACGAAGGTCGTCGGCGATCATGGCCGGCTGGGTCTGAATCGTCGACACGACGGTGACCCGGACACCGCGCCGCTGCATCGCTTCCACTAAGGAGCGGAAATCGCCATCGCCGGAGAACAGCACCATGTGGTCGATGCGGGGCGCGAGTTCGAGGGCATCGATGGCCAGCTCGATGTCCATGTTGCCCTTGATCTTGCGACGGCCGGCGGAATCGGTGAATTCCTTGGCCGGTTTCGTCACGACCCGGTAACCGTTATAGTCGAGCCAGTCGATCAGCGGACGGATCGATGAATATTCTTGATCTTCCACCATCGCGGTGTAGTAGAAAGCCCGTATCAAATTATCTCGAGCCTGAAATTCCTTGAGCAGCCGGCGATAGTCGATATCGAAACCGAGCGCCTTCGTCGCCGCATAAAGATTTGCCCCATCTATGAATAGGGCGCTGCGCTGTTGTGCGCTCATTGGACGATCCATTTTCTCATCGGATTTTTCATATGCTAAGGCAGGGAAGTCTCAAAGCTCAACGCTCGACAGCAAGACTCGCTAACCCAAAAACTTGACGACCCAAAATCATCAGATCGTGAAAATACAATTGCTAATAAAATTTAAGAATTAGCAGACCGCTCGATCTAACCGACAATCATATCCTTTGCTATTGTCCAAGCGATGCACTTGTCAACCATGCGGGCCATGCGATCGCCAGAAAAATCGGATGAAAGCTGTATCTGCCTAGAATATTGCATTCCGCACAACTGATATGCCTAATTGCATATCAGACGAACGACCACCTTGAGTTATCTATTCTGCTTGAGATGAGCCGTGATTCTTAATTCGGCTACCCGGCTTGACGGCGGGCAGCGCGGCGAGTTCCGGCGGCAACGCGTCCGCAGGATAGACCGGAATGTCGAGGGTGACCAGGGAGACCAGGGGAAGGCCGATCTCGCCGCGCCCGCCCGAGCGGTCGATGAGGCAAGCCGCGCCGATGATCTCCCCGGCTTCGGCCTGGAGGGAGGCGAGGCATTCGCGGGCGGAGAGGCCCGTGGTCACGATATCCTCCACGATCACCGCGCGCTGGCCGGCTGAGATGCTGAAGCCGCGACGAAGGGAGAATGGCCCTCCGGGATCGCGTTCGACGAAGATGGCGCGCGCCCCGAGATGGCGCGCCGTCTCATAGCCGGGCACGATGCCACCGATGGCGGGAGACACGACGATGTCGACGGGGCCGAAGCGGGCGACGATGGCCTCCGCCAGGGCCTTGCACAGGCGCTCCGTCCGGACCGGGTCGGAGAAGATCGCCATCTTCTGCAGGAAGACACCGGAATGGAGCCCGGAACTGAGGACAAAATGACCTTCGAGCAGGGCACCCGCCTCGCGGAATTCCGCGAGCACCGCGTCTGGCGTCATGAGAGAAGTGCTCCTGGAATGAGACGGTCCGGCGGCGTTTGTGGCAGCGTGGACCACGAGGCGCAAGGCGCCCCGACGCAGAGAGGGACGTCACGCGCCGCTGCGTGGTGAACAGAGCGTTACGCGGCGGCGCTGCCCGGTGCCCCGGCAAGAGCCGACGACGCGCTCCGCGGGAGCGCGACCGTTCAGCCGTTGACCCGGTCGACTTTGCTTACTGTGCGTTTGCCACGCAGCTCGGCGACGATGGCGTTGAGGTGCTTCAAATCCCAGACGGAGAGATCGATGACGATCTCGGTGAAATCCTGGGTCCGCCGCTTCATCGAGACGTTGTCGATATTGCCGTCGTGATCGGCGATGACCTGCGCGATCTGGGCGAGGACGCCCGGCTCGTTGATCGATTGCAGGGCGAGGCGCGCGGGAAACCGCTCGCTCCCTCCCGCCTCGACGTCCCAGCGCACGTCGAGCCAGCGCGCCGGCTCGTTGTCGAAATCGGCGAGCGCCGCGGACTGGATCGGATAGATCGTTACCCCGACGCCGGGGGTGAGGATGCCGACGATGCGGTCTCCCGGCACCGCGCCGCCATTCGGCGCGAAGCTCACAGGCAGGTCGTTGTCGAGGCCGCGAATGGGGATAGCGTCGGCCCGGCCCATATCGGCGGCGCCTTCCGGGAAGGTCAGGCGCATGGCCTGCCCCTTGGCGAGACTGAGACGCCCCGCCCCTCCATCCATGGGCTGCTGCAGCGCCGCCGGTCCCGTGCGGCGCTCCTCCTTGTGGTCGGGATAGACCGCACGCACCACGTCGCCCGAGAACATCTC
This region includes:
- the pyrE gene encoding Orotate phosphoribosyltransferase, coding for MTPDAVLAEFREAGALLEGHFVLSSGLHSGVFLQKMAIFSDPVRTERLCKALAEAIVARFGPVDIVVSPAIGGIVPGYETARHLGARAIFVERDPGGPFSLRRGFSISAGQRAVIVEDIVTTGLSARECLASLQAEAGEIIGAACLIDRSGGRGEIGLPLVSLVTLDIPVYPADALPPELAALPAVKPGSRIKNHGSSQAE
- the smpB gene encoding SsrA-binding protein; the protein is MAPKPQDTRRVVADNRAARFHYEISDVLEAGIALTGTEVKSLRKGKAAIGEAYAGPSGDELFLFNAYIPEYLEANRFNHETKRPRRLLLHRKQINKLIGATKREGYTVVPLKIYFNEQGRAKIELGLGRGKKLHDKRESAKERDWERDRARIMRDKG
- the slt_1 gene encoding Soluble lytic murein transglycosylase, whose protein sequence is MAFWTRSYRAALPVSLAVALAGTTMWIGPASVFPVAAGQGDDIVTRPSSDAVAPSVLVPDSKAAATDAVAADALKLDDRSAETVPSKALPAAAKAYASADPEAPIAFPLPDAAMTPAAPVPEVPDPARAAQVAPDVDLPALRQAIDAYRRGKVSEGDRLRDGFTDPAALALLEWVAIRAGSGIGFERTVSFTRANPDWPAGPLLRRRAEEALLTERKNPATVRAFFAGGRPASAPGKFALALAFRADALDEDAASLVRELWRSETFGRALETKVMDAFPGVLTRVDHRFRMERALLKEDYESAGRAAAYAGGGYASLVRARRAVEDKSSSAASALNAVPPSLRSDPSYILSRAQYLRRADKPVEAAAILATAPTNGDVLVDGDEWWVERRIVARKLIDLGNPGLAYEVAAGHSGRTVEKRIEAEFHAGWIALRFLDDPAKASSHFAKAATIAETPISLARVAYWQGRAAEAAGDAGLAKTFYERAALQPIAYYGQLARAKLGQASLPLRVVSELEPAAATAFENRLTTRALRMLEAASLKDLALPLYIDTANRLTNPAEISALGNLAVDVRNSRALVAIGKLAVQRGLPLDAHAYPTIGIPDYEASAAVPLVEKAMVFAIARQESQFDPRAQSSVGARGLMQMMPATAQRTARRVSASYDQDRLTSDPAYNARLGQAHLGELMEDWRGSYILAFASYNAGGGNVKKWIDAYGDPRRTGVDPIDWVERIPFTETRNYVQRVMENLQVYRSRLEGKSALLIEGDLQRGAR
- the dapA gene encoding 4-hydroxy-tetrahydrodipicolinate synthase, encoding MTDTTTQRLKGAMTALATPFRGGAFDEDAFRKFVVWQIEQGIHGLVPVGTTGETPTLSHDEHDRVVAACIAETAGRVPVIAGAGSNSTAEAVERAVNAEKAGADAVLVVTPYYNKPTQAGLYAHFKAVNDAIGIPIIIYNIPPRSVIDMSVETMARLYELKNIAGVKDATAKLDRVSLQRQAMGEDFIQLSGEDATAIGFNAQGGVGCISVVSNVAPRLCAKLQEATLSGDYATALRFQDQLLPLHVGLFAESNPSPVKYALSRLGHMSDEVRLPLLTVSDATKGIVDSALRHAGLIDG